From one Lycium ferocissimum isolate CSIRO_LF1 chromosome 5, AGI_CSIRO_Lferr_CH_V1, whole genome shotgun sequence genomic stretch:
- the LOC132055227 gene encoding uncharacterized protein LOC132055227 isoform X3, which translates to MLSDYEEGDEPPEPLAKALSVAALMLKPELDYCPSQMFFQKLSIDVEALQNDIAKAIRILSDKNKVSFAELRKLPLVLDSYDQAVIDSVRLRVNVKKLLTEYLLECSDLQSIPENLLESLAIINKTSRHASRKTYSNKEVEEEVECVLTISAQIKQVVWDLLTQCDVSEDFANAYMENVEESYYEGGDEDEHLSDLPQNCRSDPNVSYSQAESVGNINQSNSHSPITAVRDDGLSSLLSPKLKSSVKLESMYMDDTDSVHSHWFSNSSSFLESKASEDAKSMSGIDYHLRNIGQQEGRDSCPSMSTRDQNRFSTYFSPNKRSGRNDTEEKGTAGDLGCRPPKFTSAECSEEKDVSLHRQNSSKNQYLLVQEGSDETSMVAYSLVGCMLNKFAELDGLQLNEDDVSYLQGNISNPKNEGEALVMRPLIPL; encoded by the exons ATGTTATCAGACTATGAAGAAGGGGATGAGCCACCAGAGCCCCTGGCGAAGGCTTTGTCCGTAGCAGCCTTAATGCTAAAACCAGAACTTGATTATTGTCCCTCTcaaatgtttttccaaaaacTTTCTATAGATGTAGAAGCATTGCAGAATGATATAGCAAAAGCAATCAGGATTCTAAgtgataaaaataaagtaagTTTCGCAGAGCTGAGAAAGTTGCCTCTTGTGCTGGATTCTTATGATCAAGCTGTCATAGATAGTGTTCGTTTGCGTGTGAATGTGAAGAAACTGTTGACTGAATATCTTCTCGAGTGCAGCGACTTGCAGTCTATCCCTGAAAATTTACTAGAAAGTCTAGCTATTATTAACAAAACATCTAGGCATGCATCTCGGAAAACTTACTCAAACAAGGAGgtagaagaagaagtagaatgTGTGCTGACTATTAGTGCTCAGATAAAACAAGTTGTTTGGGATTTACTCACTCAATGTGATGTCAGTGAAGATTTTGCAAATGCTTACATGGAGAATGTAGAGGAAAGTTATTATGAAGGTGGTGATGAAGATGAGCATCTTTCTGATCTTCCTCAAAATTGCAGGTCTGATCCTAATGTCTCATACAGCCAAGCAGAAAGTGTCGGCAATATAAACCAAAGCAATTCCCACTCACCAATCACTGCTGTTCGAGATGATGGTTTATCCTCTCTGCTTTCACCGAAACTCAAGTCGAGCGTCAAACTTGAGTCAATGTATATGGATGATACTGATTCAGTTCATTCCCATTGGTTTAGCAATTCCTCATCATTCTTAGAATCAAAAGCTTCTGAAGACGCAAAGAGTATGAGTGGTATAGATTACCATTTAAGAAACATAGGCCAACAGGAAGGAAGGGATTCATGCCCATCTATGTCAACTAGAGATCAAAAtagattttctacatatttctcaCCTAATAAAAGATCAGGCAGGAATGATACGGAGGAAAAAGGAACTGCAGGGGACTTGGGATGCAGACCACCAAAATTTACATCGGCCGAGTGTTCAGAAGAAAAAGATGTATCGCTTCACAGACAAAACTCGAGTAAAAATCAGTATCTTCTTGTCCAGGAAGGTTCTGATGAGACAAGTATGGTTGCTTATAGTCTTGTCGGCTGTATGCTAAATAAGTTTGCTGAGTTGGATGGGTTACAGTTAAATGAGGATGATGTATCATATCTCCAAGGCAAtatttcaaatcccaaaaatGAAG GCGAAGCTCTTGTGATGAGACCACTAATTCCATTGTGA
- the LOC132055227 gene encoding uncharacterized protein LOC132055227 isoform X1 has protein sequence MLSDYEEGDEPPEPLAKALSVAALMLKPELDYCPSQMFFQKLSIDVEALQNDIAKAIRILSDKNKVSFAELRKLPLVLDSYDQAVIDSVRLRVNVKKLLTEYLLECSDLQSIPENLLESLAIINKTSRHASRKTYSNKEVEEEVECVLTISAQIKQVVWDLLTQCDVSEDFANAYMENVEESYYEGGDEDEHLSDLPQNCRSDPNVSYSQAESVGNINQSNSHSPITAVRDDGLSSLLSPKLKSSVKLESMYMDDTDSVHSHWFSNSSSFLESKASEDAKSMSGIDYHLRNIGQQEGRDSCPSMSTRDQNRFSTYFSPNKRSGRNDTEEKGTAGDLGCRPPKFTSAECSEEKDVSLHRQNSSKNQYLLVQEGSDETSMVAYSLVGCMLNKFAELDGLQLNEDDVSYLQGNISNPKNEVLKDRRSSCDETTNSIVIHVLEEIIPSFSNRATEGVVGREVASEASRHSLEHSSKVSTT, from the exons ATGTTATCAGACTATGAAGAAGGGGATGAGCCACCAGAGCCCCTGGCGAAGGCTTTGTCCGTAGCAGCCTTAATGCTAAAACCAGAACTTGATTATTGTCCCTCTcaaatgtttttccaaaaacTTTCTATAGATGTAGAAGCATTGCAGAATGATATAGCAAAAGCAATCAGGATTCTAAgtgataaaaataaagtaagTTTCGCAGAGCTGAGAAAGTTGCCTCTTGTGCTGGATTCTTATGATCAAGCTGTCATAGATAGTGTTCGTTTGCGTGTGAATGTGAAGAAACTGTTGACTGAATATCTTCTCGAGTGCAGCGACTTGCAGTCTATCCCTGAAAATTTACTAGAAAGTCTAGCTATTATTAACAAAACATCTAGGCATGCATCTCGGAAAACTTACTCAAACAAGGAGgtagaagaagaagtagaatgTGTGCTGACTATTAGTGCTCAGATAAAACAAGTTGTTTGGGATTTACTCACTCAATGTGATGTCAGTGAAGATTTTGCAAATGCTTACATGGAGAATGTAGAGGAAAGTTATTATGAAGGTGGTGATGAAGATGAGCATCTTTCTGATCTTCCTCAAAATTGCAGGTCTGATCCTAATGTCTCATACAGCCAAGCAGAAAGTGTCGGCAATATAAACCAAAGCAATTCCCACTCACCAATCACTGCTGTTCGAGATGATGGTTTATCCTCTCTGCTTTCACCGAAACTCAAGTCGAGCGTCAAACTTGAGTCAATGTATATGGATGATACTGATTCAGTTCATTCCCATTGGTTTAGCAATTCCTCATCATTCTTAGAATCAAAAGCTTCTGAAGACGCAAAGAGTATGAGTGGTATAGATTACCATTTAAGAAACATAGGCCAACAGGAAGGAAGGGATTCATGCCCATCTATGTCAACTAGAGATCAAAAtagattttctacatatttctcaCCTAATAAAAGATCAGGCAGGAATGATACGGAGGAAAAAGGAACTGCAGGGGACTTGGGATGCAGACCACCAAAATTTACATCGGCCGAGTGTTCAGAAGAAAAAGATGTATCGCTTCACAGACAAAACTCGAGTAAAAATCAGTATCTTCTTGTCCAGGAAGGTTCTGATGAGACAAGTATGGTTGCTTATAGTCTTGTCGGCTGTATGCTAAATAAGTTTGCTGAGTTGGATGGGTTACAGTTAAATGAGGATGATGTATCATATCTCCAAGGCAAtatttcaaatcccaaaaatGAAG TTCTCAAGGACAGGCGAAGCTCTTGTGATGAGACCACTAATTCCATTGTGATCCATGTTCTTGAAGAGATAATTCCTTCATTTTCAAACAG AGCCACTGAAGGAGTTGTTGGGCGTGAAGTAGCTTCCGAAGCCTCAAGGCACTCATTGGAGCATAGCTCTAAGGTCTCAACTACATAG
- the LOC132058593 gene encoding uncharacterized mitochondrial protein AtMg00810-like — MSFWVILVATSQPAWQKAILKDFHALELDVNNDFLHGDLYEGVYMKVPPSSDQISSSCSQSSTPLFTNSRSPCYILSKNDYSLFTKSSDPSLVVLVVYVDDILLAGSDIFEMTTLETFLDDHFKIKDLGSVHYFLGLEITTHPSGYLMNQHKYTYDLLEEFNCSHFTPVSTPLDLAIKLTPDLGEPLSDPTTYKRLNGKLNFLQHTRPDVSFVVQHLSQFFNCPRVPHMLAGSCPVSWKIKKQPTISSSSAEAKYRALRKVVAEATLHIAKKYVFHERTKHIELDYHFVRVSDLISLHFVRSVDQLADILTKALPGPLHHSLLRKLAVLDPCSLRGDVNISPSPDVHPGPG, encoded by the exons ATGTCTTTTTGGGTTATTCTTGTG GCTACATCTCAGCCTGCTTGGCAAAAGGCCATACTAAAAGACTTTCATGCTCTTGAG TTAGATGTCAATAATGATTTTCTTCATGGTGATCTCTATGAAGGTGTCTATATGAAAGTGCCCCCGTCTTCAGATCAAATTTCTTCTTCCTGTTCACAGTCTTCTACTCCCTTGTTTACAAACTCAAGAAGTCCTT GCTACATCCTAAGCAAGAATGATTATTCTCTTTTCACCAAGTCATCTGATCCTTCCTTGGTTGTTTTAGtggtatatgttgatgacatttTATTGGCTGGTTCTGATATATTTGAAATGACTACCCTAGAGACTTTCCTTGATGATCATTTCAAAATTAAGGATTTGGGTTCGGTGCATTAttttttgggcttggaaatCACTACTCATCCTTCTGGTTATTTGATGAATCAACACAAATACACTTACGATTTGTTGGAAGAATTTAATTGCTCTCATTTTACCCCTGTTTCTACCCCTTTGGATCTTGCAATTAAGTTAACCCCTGATCTTGGCGAACCTTTGTCTGATCCTACCACTTACAAAAGGCTAAATGGTAAACTAAATTTTCTACAACACACCAGGCCTGATGTGTCTTTTGTTGTGCAACATCTTAGCCAGTTCTTTAACTGTCCAAGGGTTCCTCATATGTTGGCTG GTAGTTGTCCAGTCTCTTGGAAGATTAAGAAGCAGCCTACTATATCTAGTTCATCTGCAGAAGCAAAGTATAGGGCCTTGAGAAAAGTGGTGGCTGAA GCTACTTTACATATAGCTAAAAAATATGTTTTCCATGAACGCACGAAGCATATCGAGCTTGATTACCATTTTGTTCGTGTTTCTGATCTGATTTCTCTTCATTTTGTGAGATCTGTTGACCAGTTAGCTGATATTTTGACAAAGGCATTGCCTGGTCCTCTTCATCATTCACTTTTGCGCAAGCTAGCCGTGCTTGATCCCTGCAGCTTGAGGGGGGATGTTAACATTAGCCCATCTCCAGATGTTCACCCAGGCCCAGGCTAA
- the LOC132055228 gene encoding cytochrome P450 94B3-like: MFLSLFLFIILGFLSFLFLYLSRKIHLKFRKFTPIYGPSSYPILGCLISFYKNRHRLLDWYTELLSESPTQTILVQRFGAPRTIITANPNNVEHILKTNFINYPKGQPFTDILGDFLGRGIFNVDGELWSAQRKLASHEFSTKSLREFVVKTLEEVVETRLTPLLDQAAKSGKVLDLQDVLRRFAFDTICKVSLGTDPHCLDDLSHVPVLVESFDDASQACAMRGMAPIYAVWKSKRALNIGSEKKLSKNVKRVHCCINEIIEKKKRTIINENGRDHKNMDLLSRLLVAGHEDEVVRDMVISFLMAGRDTTSSALTWLFWLTTNHLNVKNEMIKEITSINKGDKPLEFDDLKEMKYLHACLNESMRLYPPVAWDSKHAAKDDILPDGTRVQKGNRVTYFQYGMGRMEEIWGKDRLQFKPDRWLDENGVLKSVCPYKFPVFQAGPRVCLGKEMAFTQMKYVLASVLRRFEIKPVNVDKPVFVPLLTAHMVGGFNVRIYHRGG, encoded by the coding sequence ATGtttctttcactttttcttttcatcattttagggtttctttctttcttatttttgtacTTGTCCAGAAAAATTCATCTCAAATTCCGAAAATTCACTCCCATCTATGGCCCTTCCTCTTATCCCATCCTGGGATGCCTTATTTCCTTCTACAAAAATCGCCATCGACTATTAGATTGGTATACTGAACTTTTATCGGAGTCCCCCACACAAACCATTCTAGTTCAACGCTTTGGCGCTCCTCGAACTATAATCACAGCCAATCCGAATAACGTTGAGCACATTCTCAAAACGAACTTCATAAATTATCCAAAGGGGCAGCCATTTACGGATATTTTAGGTGATTTTCTTGGGCGTGGGATCTTCAACGTGGACGGTGAGCTGTGGAGCGCGCAGCGCAAATTGGCTAGCCACGAGTTCAGCACAAAGTCATTGAGGGAATTCGTGGTGAAAACTCTAGAAGAAGTAGTTGAAACCAGGCTCACTCCTTTACTAGACCAGGCTGCTAAATCTGGCAAAGTGTTGGACTTGCAAGACGTGCTTAGGCGTTTCGCCTTCGATACTATTTGCAAGGTGTCACTGGGTACTGACCCACATTGCTTGGATGATCTCTCGCATGTGCCAGTTCTCGTAGAATCATTCGACGATGCATCTCAAGCTTGCGCCATGCGTGGGATGGCACCTATATACGCTGTTTGGAAAAGCAAGAGAGCTCTCAATATAGGATCCGAGAAGAAGCTGAGCAAAAACGTGAAACGCGTTCACTGTTGTATTAACGAGATCATAGAAAAAAAGAAACGGACGATCATTAATGAAAATGGCCGAGATCACAAAAACATGGATCTTCTCTCAAGATTATTAGTTGCAGGACACGAAGATGAAGTAGTGAGAGATATGGTCATAAGCTTTCTCATGGCAGGAAGAGATACAACTTCTTCCGCATTGACATGGCTTTTTTGGCTCACTACCAATCATCTCAACGTCAAAAACGAAATGATCAAAGAAATAACGTCGATTAACAAGGGCGATAAGCCTCTCGAATTTGATGATTTAAAAGAGATGAAGTATTTACATGCGTGCTTGAATGAGTCAATGAGGCTTTATCCGCCAGTGGCTTGGGACTCTAAGCACGCAGCTAAAGATGATATTTTGCCAGACGGCACAAGAGTTCAAAAAGGCAATAGAGTTACTTATTTCCAGTACGGAATGGGTAGAATGGAGGAGATATGGGGAAAAGACCGGCTTCAATTTAAACCGGACCGTTGGTTGGATGAAAATGGGGTGTTGAAAAGTGTTTGTCCATATAAATTTCCAGTATTTCAAGCAGGTCCAAGGGTGTGTTTGGGAAAAGAAATGGCATTCACGCAGATGAAGTATGTATTGGCTTCAGTACTTAGGCGGTTCGAGATTAAACCGGTTAACGTAGATAAACCAGTTTTTGTGCCTCTTTTAACTGCACACATGGTTGGTGGTTTCAATGTGAGAATCTATCACCGTGGTGGCTAG
- the LOC132055227 gene encoding uncharacterized protein LOC132055227 isoform X4, which yields MLSDYEEGDEPPEPLAKALSVAALMLKPELDYCPSQMFFQKLSIDVEALQNDIAKAIRILSDKNKVSFAELRKLPLVLDSYDQAVIDSVRLRVNVKKLLTEYLLECSDLQSIPENLLESLAIINKTSRHASRKTYSNKEVEEEVECVLTISAQIKQVVWDLLTQCDVSEDFANAYMENVEESYYEGGDEDEHLSDLPQNCRSDPNVSYSQAESVGNINQSNSHSPITAVRDDGLSSLLSPKLKSSVKLESMYMDDTDSVHSHWFSNSSSFLESKASEDAKSMSGIDYHLRNIGQQEGRDSCPSMSTRDQNRFSTYFSPNKRSGRNDTEEKGTAGDLGCRPPKFTSAECSEEKDVSLHRQNSSKNQYLLVQEGSDETSMVAYSLVGCMLNKFAELDGLQLNEDDVSYLQGNISNPKNEVVKSH from the exons ATGTTATCAGACTATGAAGAAGGGGATGAGCCACCAGAGCCCCTGGCGAAGGCTTTGTCCGTAGCAGCCTTAATGCTAAAACCAGAACTTGATTATTGTCCCTCTcaaatgtttttccaaaaacTTTCTATAGATGTAGAAGCATTGCAGAATGATATAGCAAAAGCAATCAGGATTCTAAgtgataaaaataaagtaagTTTCGCAGAGCTGAGAAAGTTGCCTCTTGTGCTGGATTCTTATGATCAAGCTGTCATAGATAGTGTTCGTTTGCGTGTGAATGTGAAGAAACTGTTGACTGAATATCTTCTCGAGTGCAGCGACTTGCAGTCTATCCCTGAAAATTTACTAGAAAGTCTAGCTATTATTAACAAAACATCTAGGCATGCATCTCGGAAAACTTACTCAAACAAGGAGgtagaagaagaagtagaatgTGTGCTGACTATTAGTGCTCAGATAAAACAAGTTGTTTGGGATTTACTCACTCAATGTGATGTCAGTGAAGATTTTGCAAATGCTTACATGGAGAATGTAGAGGAAAGTTATTATGAAGGTGGTGATGAAGATGAGCATCTTTCTGATCTTCCTCAAAATTGCAGGTCTGATCCTAATGTCTCATACAGCCAAGCAGAAAGTGTCGGCAATATAAACCAAAGCAATTCCCACTCACCAATCACTGCTGTTCGAGATGATGGTTTATCCTCTCTGCTTTCACCGAAACTCAAGTCGAGCGTCAAACTTGAGTCAATGTATATGGATGATACTGATTCAGTTCATTCCCATTGGTTTAGCAATTCCTCATCATTCTTAGAATCAAAAGCTTCTGAAGACGCAAAGAGTATGAGTGGTATAGATTACCATTTAAGAAACATAGGCCAACAGGAAGGAAGGGATTCATGCCCATCTATGTCAACTAGAGATCAAAAtagattttctacatatttctcaCCTAATAAAAGATCAGGCAGGAATGATACGGAGGAAAAAGGAACTGCAGGGGACTTGGGATGCAGACCACCAAAATTTACATCGGCCGAGTGTTCAGAAGAAAAAGATGTATCGCTTCACAGACAAAACTCGAGTAAAAATCAGTATCTTCTTGTCCAGGAAGGTTCTGATGAGACAAGTATGGTTGCTTATAGTCTTGTCGGCTGTATGCTAAATAAGTTTGCTGAGTTGGATGGGTTACAGTTAAATGAGGATGATGTATCATATCTCCAAGGCAAtatttcaaatcccaaaaatGAAG TGGTAAAGAGCCACTGA
- the LOC132055227 gene encoding uncharacterized protein LOC132055227 isoform X2 yields MLSDYEEGDEPPEPLAKALSVAALMLKPELDYCPSQMFFQKLSIDVEALQNDIAKAIRILSDKNKVSFAELRKLPLVLDSYDQAVIDSVRLRVNVKKLLTEYLLECSDLQSIPENLLESLAIINKTSRHASRKTYSNKEVEEEVECVLTISAQIKQVVWDLLTQCDVSEDFANAYMENVEESYYEGGDEDEHLSDLPQNCRSDPNVSYSQAESVGNINQSNSHSPITAVRDDGLSSLLSPKLKSSVKLESMYMDDTDSVHSHWFSNSSSFLESKASEDAKSMSGIDYHLRNIGQQEGRDSCPSMSTRDQNRFSTYFSPNKRSGRNDTEEKGTAGDLGCRPPKFTSAECSEEKDVSLHRQNSSKNQYLLVQEGSDETSMVAYSLVGCMLNKFAELDGLQLNEDDVSYLQGNISNPKNEVLKDRRSSCDETTNSIVIHVLEEIIPSFSNSGKEPLKELLGVK; encoded by the exons ATGTTATCAGACTATGAAGAAGGGGATGAGCCACCAGAGCCCCTGGCGAAGGCTTTGTCCGTAGCAGCCTTAATGCTAAAACCAGAACTTGATTATTGTCCCTCTcaaatgtttttccaaaaacTTTCTATAGATGTAGAAGCATTGCAGAATGATATAGCAAAAGCAATCAGGATTCTAAgtgataaaaataaagtaagTTTCGCAGAGCTGAGAAAGTTGCCTCTTGTGCTGGATTCTTATGATCAAGCTGTCATAGATAGTGTTCGTTTGCGTGTGAATGTGAAGAAACTGTTGACTGAATATCTTCTCGAGTGCAGCGACTTGCAGTCTATCCCTGAAAATTTACTAGAAAGTCTAGCTATTATTAACAAAACATCTAGGCATGCATCTCGGAAAACTTACTCAAACAAGGAGgtagaagaagaagtagaatgTGTGCTGACTATTAGTGCTCAGATAAAACAAGTTGTTTGGGATTTACTCACTCAATGTGATGTCAGTGAAGATTTTGCAAATGCTTACATGGAGAATGTAGAGGAAAGTTATTATGAAGGTGGTGATGAAGATGAGCATCTTTCTGATCTTCCTCAAAATTGCAGGTCTGATCCTAATGTCTCATACAGCCAAGCAGAAAGTGTCGGCAATATAAACCAAAGCAATTCCCACTCACCAATCACTGCTGTTCGAGATGATGGTTTATCCTCTCTGCTTTCACCGAAACTCAAGTCGAGCGTCAAACTTGAGTCAATGTATATGGATGATACTGATTCAGTTCATTCCCATTGGTTTAGCAATTCCTCATCATTCTTAGAATCAAAAGCTTCTGAAGACGCAAAGAGTATGAGTGGTATAGATTACCATTTAAGAAACATAGGCCAACAGGAAGGAAGGGATTCATGCCCATCTATGTCAACTAGAGATCAAAAtagattttctacatatttctcaCCTAATAAAAGATCAGGCAGGAATGATACGGAGGAAAAAGGAACTGCAGGGGACTTGGGATGCAGACCACCAAAATTTACATCGGCCGAGTGTTCAGAAGAAAAAGATGTATCGCTTCACAGACAAAACTCGAGTAAAAATCAGTATCTTCTTGTCCAGGAAGGTTCTGATGAGACAAGTATGGTTGCTTATAGTCTTGTCGGCTGTATGCTAAATAAGTTTGCTGAGTTGGATGGGTTACAGTTAAATGAGGATGATGTATCATATCTCCAAGGCAAtatttcaaatcccaaaaatGAAG TTCTCAAGGACAGGCGAAGCTCTTGTGATGAGACCACTAATTCCATTGTGATCCATGTTCTTGAAGAGATAATTCCTTCATTTTCAAACAG TGGTAAAGAGCCACTGAAGGAGTTGTTGGGCGTGAAGTAG